One Vespa velutina chromosome 12, iVesVel2.1, whole genome shotgun sequence DNA window includes the following coding sequences:
- the LOC124953246 gene encoding 2-oxoglutarate and iron-dependent oxygenase domain-containing protein 3-like — protein MSQETKKSKRKDVKKEKIMQVQNNVKEVVDTNANKNDKPKFGPSISFPYQRIWSRCILIIGVLFIVWYNSKHGKEIQLAKQKDILVSRTQNVECSEEYKNELNKFSGCLPEKCGRVVTDKLVTSTESDVLLRLAINGMSLGGSNGGVTILDLHSGALSKGSKFVNIYELKGKNKIFNAADFAIYKVVKTKVQHAIAHNFGVDVDKIYLTKPTFFSQMTNVPAKTIHDEYWHPHVDKETYEYFHYTSLLYLNDFDRDFEGGRFMFINKNNVNSTVEPRKGRVLMFTSGSENLHAVEKISSGTRYALTISFTCNMNEAISDPSYRNILK, from the exons atgtcacaagaaacaaaaaagtcaaaaagaaaagacgtgaaaaaggaaaagataatgCAAGTTCAAAATAATGTGAAAGAAGTTGTAGATActaatgcaaataaaaatgacaaacc aaaatttggACCTTCCATATCCTTCCCATATCAAAGAATATGGTCACgttgtattttaataattggagttttatttattgtatggTACAACAGTAAACACGGTAAAGAGATACAATtagcaaaacaaaaagatatattggTAAGCCGAACGCAAAATGTAGAATGTTCAGAAgagtataaaaatgaattaaataaattttctggTTGTCTACCAGAAAAGTGTGGAAGGGTGGTGACAGATAAATTAGTTACTTCAACAGAAAGCGATGTTCTGTTAAGGCTAGCAATAAATGGTATGAGTCTCGGTGGTTCCAATGGTGGTGTGACTATCTTAGATCTTCATTCTGGTGCATTAAGTAAAGGATCTAAATTCGTTAACATCTATGaactaaaaggaaaaaataaaatatttaatgccGCAGATTTTGCCATTTATAA AGTAGTTAAAACAAAGGTTCAACATGCCATAGCACATAATTTTGGAGTAGATGTCGATAAGATTTATCTAACCAAACCAACTTTCTTTTCACAAATGACTAATGTACCAGCTAAAACTATACACGATGAATACTGGCATCCTCATGTTGATAAG gaaACATATGAGTATTTTCATTAcacttctttattatatttaaatgattttgataGAGATTTCGAAGGAGGCAGGTTTatgtttattaacaaaaataatgttaatagcACTGTAGAACCACGAAAGG GTAGAGTATTAATGTTCACATCTGGTAGTGAAAATTTGCATGCAGTTGAAAAAATAAGTTCTGGAACTCGATATGCATTGACTATATCTTTCACATGTAATATGAACGAAGCAATTTCTGATCCAAGTTACcgtaatatattgaaatag
- the LOC124953279 gene encoding fatty acid synthase-like codes for MPARFEGVNSPIVREPVVSNGVPRNVNEDIVISGFSGRLPESSNIEEFKTQLFEGIDLITDDERRWTSGIYGLPTRSGKIKDLTSFDATFFGVHAKQAHVMDPQLRMLLEITYEAIIDAGINPVSLKGTRTGVFIGVSSSESDEYWTKDPETVNGYGLTGCCRAMFSNRISYTFDFQGPSYAVDTACSSSLYAMHQAISSIKSGECDSAIVGGCNLLLKPTSSLQFHRLNMLSLDGMCKAFDADGNGYVRAEAAVAILLQKSKDARRVYATVVNSKTNVDGKKIQGITFPNGDMQNKLMREVYLESGVNPADVVYVEAHGTGTKVGDPQEINSIVDIFCKDRKGPLLVGSVKSNMGHSEPASGLCSIAKVLIAMESGVIPPNLHFNNPNPDIPALLDGRIQVVDKPTPWKGGLAAVNSFGFGGANAHIILRSNPKPKLSPVLETKLPKLVNVSGRTEEAVNFLLDTIKEHEQDDEFISIIHDIHANNISGHSVSGFQVLGNSNIREVDQHNSSSKRPIWFLFSGMGSQWAGMGKELLSIETFQRSLQRCAEVLKPEGIDLLDLILHGTNETFKNVLNSFVSIAAIQIAFVDLLTLLDIHPDGIIGHSVGELGCAYADGTFTPEQTILAAYWRGKCILESNLPLGAMAAVGLGWEEILKFCPPDISPVCHNAADSITISGPADSILKFVNELKSQGIFSKLVDSSGIAFHSKYIASVGPKLRTVLEKIIPNPKQRSARWISSSIPENAWGGPLAQLSSAAYHVNNLLSPVLFQEGLVYVPENAIVIEIAPHCLLQAIIRRSLPPTVTSIALQKKDHNDNLGFFLSNIGKLYAAGAEPKISKLYPPINYPVGRGTPMLNSLVKWDHSTSWSVANFSKNVNRSGESIVEIDLSKETDAYLSGHMIDGRILFPATGYLTIVWKTFAKLNNTDYQQMPVIFENVRFQRGTIIQKQGTVRFLINIFDGSGEFEICEGESVVVTGKIRLPDDIKKEQLNLPIPDTQDKPAFMELNTKDVYKDLRLRGYDYSGIFQGIKLSDNRGIKGELSWNNDWISFMDTMLQFSIIGKDVKDLYIPTRIQYVSIDPTVQLKLVNELPQEGGSLPVYNYTNISCIKSGGVEIRGLKATLTSRRHQTQAALKHERYTFIPYENYQILSEDPDKVKLHVLTVLLGIVNENVLSMKLKIAEVVGERPAEALLSSFVLQILYDEPGIINVDLQLITTSPDNYATFLDQSNVKIVAKDINNSPAGQDLHLVLAADVLSNKSLTVLGNLSNSLKNGGFIILEETGNFDVKLLKGTGLMVVSTQVNAGKTYVLLKKLEEKGQPIIIQITEKNFSWLEGVKAALNKSETEGQEVLLVSQGEELLGLIGFMNCLRFESGGNNARYVFIQDKNAPKFSLTSRSYAEQLNKQLVANVLKGGHWGSYRHLPLEQQKDVSSLQVEHAYINSLITGDLTSLRWIESSLSYYQPEKYPNTEMCSVYYAPLNFRDIMLATGKLQTDALPGNIVSQDCILGLEFSGRDTKGRRVMGMVASRGLATTVLADPGFMWEVPDKWTLEEAATIPVVYATSYYALFVRGRLQPGETVLIHAGSGGVGQASIAIALHAGCKVFTTVGSQEKRNFLKKTFPQLTNRNIGNSRDTSFEQLILTETNGRGVDVILNSLAEEKLQASVRCLARDGRFLEIGKFDLANNSLLGMSIFLKNTSFHGILLDALFESDNAEKREIVRLVNEGIKNGAVKPLQSTVFLEQQIEQAFRFMATGKHIGKVMLKIREEETQKVVQPLSKTVAAIPRTYMNPDKSYILVGGLGGFGLELTSWMINRGAKHVVLTSRSGIRTGYQALCVRRWRECGANIVISTTDVTTSAGAEKLIKESNKIAPVGGIFNLAAVLNDALIENLNENNFKNVTLPKIDGTKNLDLASRKHCPSLDYFVVFSSISCGRGNLGQTNYGLANSAMERIVEQRQSNGLPGLAIQWGAIGDVGLILENIGDNDTEIGGTVPQRISNCLSTLDVFLQQLHPVLSSIVLADKHKSTDKTNQVTLIQAVGNILGIKNLKSLNANNTLSDLGMDSLMGTEIKQTLEKNYDLVLSAQEIRGLTLSKLLELSSDNADTNDAAPTVNNISENITDELLFQYYETEIVPKISLVELETKNSKGTPLFLIHAIEGIISPLKTLAAQLERPVWGLQCTQDAPLNSISELAEFYIKIMKQVQKKGPFHITGYSFGACIAFEMGLQLEKAGENVVLTLLDGSPVFITSHTQKIGKQGIQMNEDELSDGRRKALAFFLKQFRKDINYLQAYSILKNTQTEKQILDKMLEVIGSTPFKPEELKIAGILFYKKLRAANLYQPTDKFKGEITLLKAKDNFVALNYDYDLSEICRQKVKVEELPGNHRDILAGDGVKKIANILRV; via the exons ATGCCTGCTCGATTCGAAGGTGTTAACAGTCCTATCGTACGGGAGCCAGTCGTTTCAAATGGAGTTCCCCGCAATGTAAATGAGGATATTGTCATAAGTGGTTTCTCAG gtCGTCTACCGGAGTCATCTAATATAGAAGAATTTAAAACACAATTATTCGAGGGAATTGATTTAATCACAGACGATGAACGTCGTTGGACCTCTGGTATATATGGTTTACCAACTAGAAGTGGGAAAATTAAAGATCTTACATCCTTTGATGCCACTTTCTTTGGCGTACATGCTAAACAAGCTCACGTAATGGATCCACAACTTCGAATGCTTTTGGAAATAACCTATGAAGCTATTATCGATGCTGGCATCAATCCTGTTTCATTAAAAGGCACAAGAACTGGTGTATTTATTGGTGTTTCTTCTTCGGAATCTGATGAATATTGGACAAAAGATCCAGAAACTGTCAATG GATATGGTTTGACTGGATGTTGCCGGGCAATGTTCTCCAATAGAATTTCTTACACTTTCGATTTCCAAGGACCCAGTTATGCAGTAGACACAGCTTGTTCATCTTCATTATATGCAATGCATCAGGCGATATCTTCAATAAAATCTGGAGAATGTGATTCAGCTATAGTCGGTGGTTGTAATCTACTTTTGAAGCCAACAAGTTCACTACAGTTCCATAGATTAAACATGTTATCTTTGGATGGTATGTGCAAAGCTTTCGATGCTGATGGAAATGGTTATGTAAGAGCAGAAGCAGCTGTGGCAATATTGTTGCAAAAATCGAAGGATGCTCGTAGAGTCTATGCCACTGTTGTTAATTCTAAAACAAATGTGGATGGTAAGAAGATTCAAGGAATTACTTTTCCTAACGGGGATATGCAGAATAAATTGATGCGTGAGGTGTACTTAGAAAGTGGTGTTAATCCAGCTGATGTAGTTTACGTTGAAGCTCACGGAACTGGCACGAAAGTAGGAGATCCACAAGAAATCAATTCGATTgtagatatattttgtaagGACAGGAAAGGACCTTTGCTTGTTGGATCGGTTAAATCAAATATGGGTCACTCTGAACCAGCCAGTGGATTATGTTCAATTGCAAAAGTTCTTATTGCAATGGAAAGTGGTGTTATTCCACccaatttacattttaataatcctAATCCTGACATACCTGCGTTGTTGGATGGAAGGATACAGGTCGTTGACAAACCAACACCATGGAAAGGTGGTTTAGCAGCAGTGAATTCATTTGGTTTTGGTGGAGCAAATGCACACATTATTTTACGTAGTAATCCAAAACCAAAATTATCACCAGTATTGGAAACTAAATTACCGAAACTTGTAAATGTATCTGGCCGTACCGAAGAGGCTGTTAACTTTCTGTTAGATACAATCAAAGAACACGAACAGGAcgatgaatttatttcaataatacatGATATACATGCTAATAATATATCTGGACATTCTGTAAGTGGATTTCAAGTATTAGGAAACTCTAATATTCGTGAAGTAGACCAACATAATAGCTCATCTAAACGACCTATatggtttttattttctggCATGGGTTCCCAATGGGCAGGTATGGGAAAAGAACTATTAAGCATCGAAACTTTCCAACGTAGTTTGCAACGTTGCGCTGAAGTATTGAAGCCAGAAGGAATTGATCTGCTAGATCTCATTCTACATGGAacaaatgaaacatttaaGAATGTATTGAACTCTTTTGTATCAATCGCTGCTATTCAGATTGCTTTTGTtgatttattaacgttattggaTATACATCCAGATGGTATCATTGGACATTCTGTTGGAGAGTTAGGCTGTGCATATGCCGATGGTACTTTTACACCTGAACAAACAATCTTAGCAGCATATTGGAGAGGCAAATGTATATTAGAATCTAACTTACCACTTGGAGCTATGGCTGCAGTTGGTCTTGGCTGGgaggaaatattaaaattttgtccACCTGATATATCACCGGTTTGTCACAATGCTGCCGATTCCATAACAATCTCAGGCCCAGCAGATTCTATTCTTAAATTCGTAAATGAATTGAAGAGCCAAGGTATCTTCAGTAAACTTGTTGACAGTTCTGGTATTGCTTTCCATAGCAAATACATAGCATCAGTTGGACCAAAATTACGTACAGtacttgaaaaaattattccaaatCCAAAACAACGTTCTGCCAGATGGATCTCGAGTTCTATACCAGAGAATGCTTGGGGTGGTCCACTCGCGCAGCTTAGCTCAGCTGCATATCATGTGAACAATCTTTTATCGCCTGTATTATTCCAAGAAGGATTAGTTTATGTACCAGAAAATGCAATTGTTATAGAAATTGCACCTCATTGCTTGCTCCAAGCAATTATACGCAGATCTTTACCTCCAACTGTAACAAGCATTGCCCttcaaaaaaaagatcataacgataatttagGCTTCTTTTTAAGCAACATAGGAAAATTATATGCTGCAGGCGCTGAACCCAAAATTTCCAAATTGTATCCACCTATAAACTACCCTGTTGGTCGTGGCACACCAATGTTAAATTCCCTTGTTAAATGGGATCACTCGACCTCATGGAGTGTAgctaatttttcaaagaatgtAAATCGTTCTGGAGAAAGTATCGTCGAAATTGATTTATCCAAAGAAACAGATGCTTATCTTAGTGGGCATATGATTGATGGAAGAATTTTGTTCCCTGCAACTGGTTATTTAACGATCGTATGGAAAACATTCGCAAAACTGAACAATACTGATTATCAACAGATGCCAgtgatttttgaaaatgtacGCTTCCAACGTGGTACGATCATTCAGAAACAAGGCACAGTGAGATTtctaataaacatttttgatGGTAGCGGTGAATTTGAGATTTGTGAAGGAGAATCAGTTGTAGTTACTGGTAAAATTCGTCTGCCAGatgacattaaaaaagaacaattgaaTCTACCAATTCCTGACACTCAAGATAAACCTGCCTTTATGGAATTAAATACAAAAGACGTTTACAAGGATCTCAGGTTACGTGGTTACGATTACAGTGGCATTTTCCAAGGTATTAAGTTATCAGACAATCGAGGAATCAAAGGAGAACTTTCTTGGAATAACGATTGGATTTCATTTATGGATACGATGCttcaattttctataattgGCAAGGAtgtaaaagatttatatattccaACACGTATACAATATGTCTCTATTGATCCTACCGTTCAACTGAAATTGGTGAACGAACTACCACAAGAAGGAGGAAGTCTTCCAGTTTATAActatacaaatatttcttgCATTAAGTCAGGTGGTGTTGAAATTAGAGGTTTGAAAGCAACATTAACATCAAGGAGACATCAAACTCAAGCAGCACTCAAACATGAACGATATACTTTCATACCATacgaaaattatcaaattcttTCTGAAGATCCTGACAAAGTTAAGTTACATGTTTTAACTGTTTTATTGGGTATTGTAAACGAAAATGTACTAAGTATGAAGTTGAAAATAGCTGAAGTAGTTGGAGAAAGACCAGCGGAAGCGTTACTATCATCATTCGTGTTACAAATTTTGTACGATGAACCTGGAATAATTAAT GTTGACTTACAATTGATAACCACTTCGCCAGATAATTATGCTACATTTTTGGATCAATctaatgtaaaaattgtaGCTAAAGATATAAACAATTCACCTGCTGGACAGGATTTACATCTTGTATTAGCAGCCGATGTACTTAGTAATAAATCTCTGACCGTCCTAGGAAACTTATCTAACTCATTGAAAAATGGAGGTTTCATTATTTTGGAAGAGACTGGAAATTTTGATGTAAAACTATTGAAAGGTACTGGATTAATGGTCGTTAGTACACAAGTTAATGCTGGAAAGACTTATGTGCTTTTGAAGAAACTCGAAGAGAAAGGTCAAccaataattatacaaattaccGAAAAAAACTTCTCATGGCTCGAAGGAGTTAAAGCTGCATTGAATAAATCTGAAACAGAAGGCCAAGAGGTTCTTTTAGTTAGTCAAGGGGAAGAGTTACttg gTTTAATCGGTTTCATGAATTGTCTTCGTTTTGAGAGTGGTGGAAACAACGCTCGTTACGTTTTCATTCAAGACAAAAATGCaccgaaattttctttaacttcACGATCTTACGCTGAACAATTGAACAAGCAATTAGTGGCCAATGTATTGAAAGGAGGTCATTGGGGAAGTTATCGTCATTTACCTTTGGAGCAACAGAAAGATGTATCGTCTTTACAAGTTGAACATGCGTATATTAATAGTTTAATTACAGGCGATTTGACAAGTTTAAGATGGATTGAAAGCTCTTTGAGTTATTATCAACCTGAAAAATATCCAAACACTGAAATGTGTAGTGTTTATTATGCTCCATTAAACTTTAG AGATATTATGTTGGCTACTGGAAAATTACAAACAGATGCATTACCAGGTAATATCGTTTCTCAAGACTGTATCTTAGGTCTTGAATTTTCTGGTAGAGATACCAAAGGACGAAGAGTCATGGGAATGGTAGCGTCCCGAGGATTAGCAACAACTGTTTTAGCAGATCCTGGGTTTATGTGGGAAGTACCCGATAAGTGGACTTTAGAAGAAGCAGCAACTATTCCTGTTGTCTATGCAACTAGTTATTATGCACTTTTTGTACGTGGTAGATTACAACCAGGTGAAACTGTTTTGATTCATGCTGGTAGTGGAGGAGTTGGTCAAGCAAGTATTGCGATAGCTTTACATGCTGGATGTAAAGTATTCACTACAGTAGGAtctcaagagaaaagaaactttttaaagAAGACGTTCCCACAATTGACCAACAGAAATATTGGTAACTCAAGAGATACTAGTTTTGAGCAGCTGATTCTAACTGAAACTAATGGACGTGGAGTTGACGTTATTCTGAACTCATTGgcagaagaaaaattacaggCTAGTGTGAGATGTCTTGCAAGAGATGGTCGATTCCTTGAAATTGGCAAATTTGATTTAGCAAATAATAGTCTTTTAGGGATgtctattttcttaaaaaatacttCGTTCCATGGTATACTTTTGGATGCATTATTTGAATCTGATAATgcagagaaaagagagatagtaagaTTGGTTAACGAAGGAATTAAGAATGGAGCTGTGAAGCCACTCCAATCAACTGTCTTTTTGGAACAACAAATTGAACAAGCATTTAGATTCATGGCTACCGGTAAACATATCGGCAAGGTAATGTTAAAGATTCGTGAGGAAGAAACACAAAAAGTTGTACAACCATTATCAAAGACTGTAGCAGCTATTCCACGAACATATATGAATCCAGACAAATCGTATATACTTGTTGGAGGTCTTGGTGGATTTGGATTAGAACTTACAAGTTGGATGATAAATCGAGGCGCCAAGCATGTCGTTCTGACGTCAAGATCAGGTATACGTACTGGATATCAAGCATTATGCGTTCGACGTTGGCGTGAATGCGGTGCAAATATTGTCATTTCTACAACTGACGTTACTACGTCAGCTGGTGcagagaaattaataaaagaaagtaacaAGATAGCTCCTGTTGGTGGCATATTTAATTTGGCTGCTGTCTTGAACGACGCTCTCATTGAAAATCTTAACgaaaacaatttcaaaaatGTTACATTACCTAAAATCGATGGCACCAAGAATTTAGATCTAGCTTCGAGGAAACATTGTCCTTCTTTGGATTACTTCGTTGTCTTTTCATCGATATCCTGTGGAAGAGGTAATTTAGGACAAACTAATTATGGTCTTGCTAATTCAGCAATGGAGAGAATAGTAGAACAGAGGCAATCTAATGGTTTACCTGGTTTGGCTATTCAATGGGGTGCCATTGGTGATGTTGGTTTAATTTTAG aaaataTTGGAGATAATGATACAGAAATTGGTGGTACAGTTCCACAACGTATAAGTAATTGTCTCTCAACATTGGACGTATTTCTTCAACAATTACATCCTGTTCTATCGTCAATAGTTTTAGCAGATAAACATAAATCGACAGATAAAACAAATCAAGTGACTCTCATTCAAGCTGTTGGAAATATTCTAGGAATCAAAAATCTAAAATCACTTAATGCAAATAACACTTTGTCTGATCTAGGAATGGATTCGTTGATGGGtacagaaataaaacaaactcTTGAGAAAAATTACGATTTAGTTCTGTCAGCTCAAGAAATTCGTGGTCTGACGTTGAGCAAATTGTTGGAATTGTCATCTGATAATGCAGATACGAATGATGCTGCTCCAACTGTAAATAATATCTCAGAAAATATAACAGACGAATTACTCTTCCAATATTATGAAACAGAAATTGTACCTAAGATCTCTCTTGTAGAATTAGAGACAAAGAATTCAAAGGGTACACCATTGTTCCTGATTCATGCTATAGAAGGAATTATATCTCCTCTGAAAACTTTAGCTGCTCAATTAGAACGACCTGTTTGGGGACTTCAATGTACCCAAGATGCTCCACTTAATTCCATATCGGAATTAGCTGAATTCTATATAAAGATCATGAAACAGGTACAGAAAAAAGGTCCCTTCCATATAACAGGTTATTCTTTTGGTGCCTGTATAGCTTTTGAAATGGGCTTACAATTAGAAAAAGCTGGAGAAAATGTTGTGTTAACTCTTCTTGATGGTTCACCAGTTTTTATCACTTCACATACTcaaaaaattggaaaacaaGGTATTCAGATGAATGAAGATGAATTATCTGATGGTCGTCGAAAAGCTTTAGCATTTTTCTTGAAACAATTTAGAAaggatattaattatcttcag gCATATAGTATCTTAAAAAACACacaaacagaaaaacaaatattagataaaatgtTAGAAGTAATAGGTAGTACACCGTTTAAACCAGAGGAATTAAAAATCGctggaatattattttataaaaaattaagggCTGCTAATCTTTATCAACCTACTGACAAATTTAAGGGTGAAATTACATTACTCAAAGCCAAAGACAATTTTGTAGCATTGAATTACGATTATGATCTTTCAGAG aTTTGTAGGCAAAAAGTTAAAGTTGAAGAACTACCAGGTAATCATAGAGATATCTTAGCTGGCGATGGCGTCAAGAAAATAGCAAACATTTTGcgagtataa